A region of the Geomonas subterranea genome:
GTCCCTCGTCATTGTCACCTCCGCTCTCTCATTATGAAGATATAGACACCAATTCTGCCAAACACGGTGCCCCTGTCAATGTGTCCCCCCTACGTCCGTGGCTGTTGAGTGTCATTTCCTCTCCAGCGAACGCCGAAACCAGGAGAGCACCGCCTCGGCCGACTGCGCGCCGGACAGCTGCTCCACAGATTTACCCCCGCGCAGCAGATGCAGCACCGGGATGCCGCGCACCCCGAAACGCGCCGACAGCGCCGGGCTTTGATCCGTGTTGACCTGTACCACCGCGGCCTCCCCGGCCAGTAGCGCCGCCACCTTTCGCACCGCCGGTGCGAATGACAGGCAATGCGGTCACCAGGGGGCCCAGAACTCGGCGAGCACGGGCCCCGGGTAGGAGGCGATGAAAGCGTCGAAACCGGCGTCATCCAGTTCGCGGGGGGTGCTGTAGAGAGGGGGAAGTTTGGCGCGGCAGTTGCCGCATCGCCCGGCCACCCCCTCCTTGTCGGCGGGGATGCGGTTCGCGGCGCCGCAACGGGGACATTTGAGTTGGAAGGATGTCATATCTGCCTCCTTTGGGAATTTCGACTGCAGAATTCTACCATCCACCCAGCCATCCATCACGCTACTATCGTTCGCGATGTCCACGAAGCGTGACCAGTGAACGGAAAGTTCTCGCTGCCAGCTTGTCCCCCCTCCCGGCCTCCCCCTCCGGGGGGAGGGGCGCGGCCCGACCGGTGTACTGTAGGGGCGAATGATCATTCGCCCGCCTTCGATTAAAGTGGACGGGCACCTGAGGAGCCAAACACGGAATGCAGAGGGAAACCTCCCTTTGACGCCCCCCTCCCGCAAGAGGAGGGGGACTAAGGGCGACCTTTTCCAGGAATACTCCGATCACCCACGCAAAGGGGGAAAGGTAACAGCGTCGTCGCGTCCTTCGGCGGACCGCGCAACCCCGACTTTCAGGAAGACCCTTTCGTTTCCGCCCACGATTCTGCGTTTCACATTCGTGCACTTTCTGGTATGTTGGGATGTTCGTAAATTCACCGGAGGTCTTATACCGCATGAAGTACCGCATCCTGCTCCTGATCCTCGCCGTCGCCCTGCTGGCCGTACCCGGCGCGCAGGCCGTCAGCCCCGCCAAACCGGCCCAGCCCGCCGCCGGTCAGGGGGTCAACGTCCCCATACTGCTCTACCACCGCTTCGGCCCCACCGTGGCCGACGGCATGACCATCAAGACTTCGGTCTTCGAGGAACACCTGAAGTACCTGAAGGACAACGGGTACACCGTGATCCCGCTCAGAAAGCTCGTGGACTACTACCTGAAAAAGGGCCCCGCCCCCGCTCCCAAGTCGGTGGTGATCGTGGAGGACGACGCGCACAAGTCGGTCTACAGCGACATGCTGCCACTCGCCAAGAAGTACAACGTCCCGGTCACGGTCTTCGTGTACCCCTCCGCCATCTCCAACGCGAAGTACGCGATGACCTGGGAGCAACTGAAGACCCTGCAGAAGAACGGTTTCGACATCCAGTCCCACACCTTCTGGCACCCCAACTTCAAACGGGACAAGAAGAAGATGGCGCCCGCCGAGTTCGAGAAGTCGGTTCAGACCCAGCTCAAGAAGTCGAAGGCCAAGCTGGAAGAGAAACTGGGGACCAAGGTGGACCTGCTCGCCTGGCCCTTCGGCATCTATGACGACTACCTGCTGAAGAGGGCGGCAGAGGCGGGATACGTGGCGACCTTCACCATTGAGGCGCACCACGCCGGCCCCAACGACGTCGCCATGAAGCTGCCGCGCTACCTCCTGATCAACGCGGACCAGGGTAAATCCTTCGCCCGCATCGTCGAGGGAACCGCCCCCAAGAGAAACGTGGTGTACTAATACCGGCCCAACAGGAAAAGCGGCGCCCGGCAATGGCGCCGGCGCCGCTTTTTTGTCACAGCCGTCGTGATGGTTACATGGAAGAAAAGAAGAACTGCGCTGAAAACTGCAAGAAATACCCATGCCCGGACTGCACCTTCTGCCAGTGGTGTTCCGATGACAGGTGCAGGATGTGCCGGGCGCGACATAAACCCGCGAGAAAACTCTCAACCGCGGAACAGATAGCTCTTTATGAAGCTCTTAACCAGAAAAAGCCCGAGTAGTGCCAGCCTGTTTCTCTCCCCCCCCATTCAAATCCCTCAAGTAGTATCCCCTGAATCCGAATAGTAGCTTGGGTCAGATGTCAGCCCCCTCACGCACCACCACGTTCTTGACGGTCACCCGTGCCCTGACGCCGCAGATCTCGCGGAACAGGGACGCCAGGTATCTGAAGGTGACCACCTTGTGGAAGAAGGACTGCGTCATCCCGTAGCAGAGTTTGCGCAGCCGGGAGGGGTTCCTGCTCCCCAAAAGGAGCGGGCAGTAGTCGGAAAGCTGCACCGTGACCCGGACCCGGTCCGCGCCCGCCGCGCTCAGCAGGGAGAACATGCCGCTGTCGCACTCCCCCGGCTGGACCAGGATGCCTCCGCTGATGCAGAGGTGCACCGCCTGCGTCGTCCCCGCCGTCTCGAAGCGGGGCGCGCTGAAGGCGAGGAGGGCGCAGCGGGTACCGGTCACCCGGAACTCCACGGCGCTCGCGGTCATGACGGGTGTGATCACCCCCAGGGTGCAACGGCGCACCACCTTGAAGTAATGCTCCAGCAGGAAAGCGGGGGTGGCGCGGAACGCCGCCTCTGCAGGGAGCTCGATCCACTGCACGGAATAGACGGAGGAGTCGGGCAACAGTATCTGCTGGCAGGATATTTCCAGTTCATGCGGTCGTGGCGTGCCCATGAAGACTCCGGTGCATACGGCGAAGTTGGCGGCGATGGGCAAAGATAGCACAGAGTGGCTCCGGTTGGCTACGGAGCAAGACGAATTGGCTTCAACACGTCCCCATAGGGAGAAGGTTCATGGAATTAATAGAGTGGTCGGATAGTCTCAGTGTGGGAATCGGGAAGGTGGACGAACAGCATAAAAAGCTGATCCAGATGATGGACGAATTGGACCAGGCCATCAGGAACAACGAGTCCGCCGACGTGGTGGAGGACGTGCTCACCAACCTTTTCAACTACGCGCAGGCACATTTCGCCGTGGAGGAAGAGCTCTTCCGGACGCATAAATACCCCGAGATGGCGCTGCACGAACTGGAACACCAGCGCTTCATCGCCAAGGCTTTCGCCTTCAAGGAGCGGCTGAGCTCCAGGAAACCGGGGCTCGCGCTGGAGCTATTGAACTTCCTCTCAAGCTGGGTGCTGAACCACATCGAGCTCACCGACAAGCGTTACGCGAAATTCCTGCACGACTGCGGGGTGAGCTGATCCAGCCGTTTCACCCCTTCACGGCGATGACGTACTTGAGGTAGCGTCCCTCGGGAAAGGTGACGGGGTACGGGAAGTCCTCGGGCTGGCCGCTGAAGGAAACCACCTGCAGTTGGTCCCCTCCCTGCAAGGCCCCGCGGCGCAGTTCCTTCAAGTAATCCGCAAGGTCCACCTTCTGGTGGTTGGACGAGGAGATGAGCACCCCTCCGCTTTTAAGGAGCTTGAGCGCCGCGGCCACCAGGTCAGAGGTGCCGCCGCGCGTGGTGAAGCGGCTCTTGGCCGTGGTGGAGAAGGAGGGGGGATCCATCAGGATCACGTCGTAGACCTTCTTCTGCCGGGCGAGGTCATCCAGCATGGTGAAGCAGTCCCCCACCAGGAACTCGTGCCGCTTCGGGTTCAGCCGGTTCAGCTCGAAGTTCTCCCTGGCCTGGGCCATGTAGCTCGGGGACGCGTCAACGCTGGTGACGAGGCTCGCACCAGCCGCGGCCGCTGCGACCGAGAAGGCGCCGGTGTAGGAGAAGAGGTTCAGGAAGCGCTTTCCCTTCACCCGCGCCATGAGGTCGCGCCGGTTCTTGCGCATGTCGAGGAACAGCCCGGTGTTGAGGCCGCGCTCCAGGCTGACCCGGAAGGTGAGCCCGTTTTCCCGCACCAGCAGAGGCTCCACCGCGGCCGTGCCCGTCAGCAGCCGGCCGTACTTCTTGTCGTCGCTTTCCGCCTCGAGCTCCCGGGTGTTCTGGGGGCGCCCCTTCTCGTAGATCCCCGCCGGCGCAAGGAGCTCCTCCAGCGACTGCGTCACCAGCTTCAGATGCCTGCGCCACCCCGAGCAGTAGACCTGCACCATGAGGTAGTCCCCGTAGCGGTCGACGGTGAGTCCCGGGAGTCCATCCCCCTCGCCGTTCACGAGCCTGTAGGCGTCCGAGTCGTCGAGGTCCGCGTGGTTTCGTCTCAGCGCCACCGCCCGCTCCAGGCGCGACTGCACCCAGCCACGGTCAAGGCGCATCCGCTCCCGCGACAGGATCCGGGCCACGATGCGGTCCTTGGGATCCAAAAGGGCCATGGCCATGAAACGCCCGCTGCCGTCGACCAGCTCCACCAGGTCCCCCGCCTCTCCGGCGGGCCACTTCCTGGTGTAGGCATCCGCGATGATCCAGGGGTGTCCCAGTTCGATCATCCGCACCGATTCGTTTCCTACCACGTACTGTTTGGACATGTGACTCCTTCGCGGTCGCCCCATCCCGCTCATCTCCGGGAGAAGGTGCCCGCAGGGAGGGTAAGGGAGCTGCTGTTATGGTGCTCTTCCTTGCGGCGCCCTCACCCCGACCCTCTCCCAAAGGGAGAGGGCGAAGCTGGAGGGTGCCAGCAGGGAGGATGAGGGAGCTGCTGTTCTGGTGCTCTTTATTTGCGGCGCCCTCACCCCACCCCTCTCCCAAAGGGAGAGGGAGGAACTGGAACACAGCACTGCTTCAGAAAAACAAAAAACAGGGGCGGCGATCCCGTACGGGATGCCGCCCCTTTTACCTTGCTGTCGCGGTACTTTAGTGGGTGACCTGGCCCGCCTGCTCGGCAGCCAGCGCCTGACGCGCCTGCTCCATGGCGTCGAGTTCTTTCAGCTTTTCGCCCAGCCAGAAGTGCAGCTCGCGTGCGGTCTGGTGGTTCACCACGACGCCGTTGATGACCTGGCGCACCAGGCTGCGGCCCAGATCCGACGGCTCAACGGCGGTCTCGGGACCGATGGTGCCGGTCGGGGTGATCTCGTGGCTGATGGAGTTGGGCAGCGGCTGACGCTCGAGGTAGAAGTTGATCACGAGCTCGCCACGCGGGGAGATACCGCCGTGCGCACCGTTGACGTAAATGGGGTTGTAATCGTAGGTGAAGATGTATTTAAAGGTCATTTCGTTCTGGTTTTTGGCCATTGCAGATCTCCTTTGTTTGATGTCATTGAATTACAGCACCGCTCTTATAGCACGGAGCGGGCGCTTATGGCAAACAATCAATGTAACCAGCACTAATCTTTGCTACCGCCCTGCTCCGGTTCAGGCATGCGCCGTCTTGGAGAGATAGTAGTCGTAATTCCCCTCGTAGAGCCGCATCTCGCCATGATCGACCTCGATGACACGGTCAACGAGCCGGCGCAGGAAGTGGCGGTCGTGGCTCACCAGGATCACCGTCCCCTGGAAGTTCTCCAGGGCGTCCAGGAGGATCTCGCGGGAGCGGATGTCGAGGTGGTTGGTCGGCTCGTCGAGCACCAGGAAGTTGACCGGGCGCGCGAGGAGCGTGGCCAGCACCACGCGACTCTTCTCGCCGCCGGAGAGGTTCTCGATGCGCTTGTCGACATCGTCCCCCTGAAACAGGAAGGCCCCGAGGAGGTTGCGGATGACGCCGATGGTGGCCAGCGGGATCACGTCCTGCACCGTCTCGAAGATGGTCTTTTTGGGATCGAGGATCTCCATGGCGTGCTGGCTGAAGTAGCCGAGCTCCACGTTCGCCCCGAGGTTCACGCTCCCTTCGGTGGCGTCGGTCTGGCCGGCGATGGTCTTCAGGAAGGTCGACTTGCCGGCGCCGTTCACCCCGACCACGGCGATCTTGCTCAGGCGCTTGATGACGCCGGTGACGCCGGAGAA
Encoded here:
- a CDS encoding thioredoxin domain-containing protein, whose protein sequence is MTSFQLKCPRCGAANRIPADKEGVAGRCGNCRAKLPPLYSTPRELDDAGFDAFIASYPGPVLAEFWAPWUPHCLSFAPAVRKVAALLAGEAAVVQVNTDQSPALSARFGVRGIPVLHLLRGGKSVEQLSGAQSAEAVLSWFRRSLERK
- a CDS encoding polysaccharide deacetylase family protein gives rise to the protein MKYRILLLILAVALLAVPGAQAVSPAKPAQPAAGQGVNVPILLYHRFGPTVADGMTIKTSVFEEHLKYLKDNGYTVIPLRKLVDYYLKKGPAPAPKSVVIVEDDAHKSVYSDMLPLAKKYNVPVTVFVYPSAISNAKYAMTWEQLKTLQKNGFDIQSHTFWHPNFKRDKKKMAPAEFEKSVQTQLKKSKAKLEEKLGTKVDLLAWPFGIYDDYLLKRAAEAGYVATFTIEAHHAGPNDVAMKLPRYLLINADQGKSFARIVEGTAPKRNVVY
- a CDS encoding bacteriohemerythrin, which codes for MELIEWSDSLSVGIGKVDEQHKKLIQMMDELDQAIRNNESADVVEDVLTNLFNYAQAHFAVEEELFRTHKYPEMALHELEHQRFIAKAFAFKERLSSRKPGLALELLNFLSSWVLNHIELTDKRYAKFLHDCGVS
- a CDS encoding class I SAM-dependent rRNA methyltransferase; this encodes MSKQYVVGNESVRMIELGHPWIIADAYTRKWPAGEAGDLVELVDGSGRFMAMALLDPKDRIVARILSRERMRLDRGWVQSRLERAVALRRNHADLDDSDAYRLVNGEGDGLPGLTVDRYGDYLMVQVYCSGWRRHLKLVTQSLEELLAPAGIYEKGRPQNTRELEAESDDKKYGRLLTGTAAVEPLLVRENGLTFRVSLERGLNTGLFLDMRKNRRDLMARVKGKRFLNLFSYTGAFSVAAAAAGASLVTSVDASPSYMAQARENFELNRLNPKRHEFLVGDCFTMLDDLARQKKVYDVILMDPPSFSTTAKSRFTTRGGTSDLVAAALKLLKSGGVLISSSNHQKVDLADYLKELRRGALQGGDQLQVVSFSGQPEDFPYPVTFPEGRYLKYVIAVKG